One window of Theropithecus gelada isolate Dixy chromosome 4, Tgel_1.0, whole genome shotgun sequence genomic DNA carries:
- the TSPO2 gene encoding translocator protein 2, whose amino-acid sequence MQLQGAIFVLLPHLGPILVWLFTRDHMAGWCEGPRMLSWCPLHKVVLLVQTAIYSVVGYASYLVWKDLGGGLGWPLALPLGLYAVQLTISWAVLVLFFTVHNPGLALLHLLLLYGLVVSTALIWHPINKLAALLLLPYLAWLTVTSALTYHLWRDSLCPVHQPQPTEKSD is encoded by the exons ATGCAGCTTCAAGGGGCCATCTTTGTGCTCCTGCCCCACCTGGGGCCCATCCTGGTCTGGCTGTTCACTCGTGATCACATGGCTGGTTGGTGTGAGGGCCCGAGGATGCTGTCCTGGTGCCCACTCCACAAAGTCGTATTGCTTGTACAGACAGCCATCTACTCTGTCGTGGG CTATGCCTCCTACCTGGTGTGGAAGGACCTGGGAGGGGGCTTGGGGTGGCCCCTGGCCCTGCCTCTTGGCCTCTATGCTGTTCAGCTCACCATCAGCTGGGCTGTCCTGGTTCTCTTTTTCACAGTCCACAACCCTGGTCTG GCCCTGCTGCACCTGCTGCTGCTGTATGGGCTGGTGGTGAGCACAGCACTGATTTGGCATCCGATCAACAAACTGGCTGCCCTGCTACTGCTGCCCTACCTAGCCTGGCTCACCGTGACTTCAGCCCTCACCTACCACCTGTGGAGGGACAGCCTTTGTCCAGTGCACCAGCCTCAACCCACGGAGAAGAGCGACTGA